Proteins found in one Crassostrea angulata isolate pt1a10 chromosome 3, ASM2561291v2, whole genome shotgun sequence genomic segment:
- the LOC128176932 gene encoding uncharacterized protein LOC128176932 yields the protein MEYVRHQMTEEKRLGCLCQLTSISEYFLNSQVADLLQAFQKLSCVELGKMVKLVWDFKGWMENSLINSHGLMDQFVFRIHTVDKGRRIPIFQYRKGERERLMPDAADDTTYEVHHDRCGILIFKDMDFLQRAPNCVAPTDKSMYLDRILKETCPKQLKSGLLTSTEQQWWGSLSSVVMTYLKTSRNVDFPLIHLIESVKEIPETLMSHPVETRLQELEDKTMKRALVYTGNYLHPKKRKAAEKSKKQRK from the exons ATGGAATATGTTCGTCACCAGATGACAGAAGAGAAGCGGTTAG GTTGTTTGTGTCAGCTAACTTCCATTTCTGAATATTTCTTGAATAGTCAGGTGGCAG accTGCTTCAAGCTTTTCAAAAGCTATCATGTGTTGAGCTAGGAAAGATGGTAAAATTGGTTTGGGATTTTAAGGGATGGATGGAAAATAGCCTGATCAACAGCCACGGTCTTATGGATCAATTTGTATTTCGGATCCACACAGTTGACAAAg GAAGAAGGATACCAATTTTCCAGTATAGAAAGGGCGAGAGAGAACGATTGATGCCGGATGCAGCTGATGACACCACTTATGAGGTTCATCATGATAGGTGTGGAATACTGATATTCAAG GACATGGATTTTCTACAAAGAGCCCCAAATTGTGTTGCTCCAACGGACAAGAGCATGTATCTGGATcggattttaaaagaaacatgcCCAAAACAACTAAAATCTGGCCTGCTTACTTCCACAGAGCAGCAATGGTGGGGGAGTCTTTCATCGGTGGTCATGACGTATCTTAAGACTTCAAGAAAT GTCGATTTCCCATTGATTcatttgattgaaagtgtaaaAGAGATACCAGAAACTCTGATGTCCCATCCAGTGGAGACGAGACTTCAAGAGCTCGAGGACAAGACAATGAAAAGAGCCCTG GTGTACACTGGTAACTATTTACATCCGAAAAAGAGGAAAGCAGCAGAGAAGAGCAAAAAGCagagaaaataa